One genomic segment of bacterium includes these proteins:
- a CDS encoding 5'-nucleotidase C-terminal domain-containing protein — MLKHFFYCFFLITFFSTITFSQMDTITVLHLNDTHSTLAPIGPRDQNLNGTLGGIARAATVIGYERTVDPDLLLLHAGDISIGDLFFNRYFQVPELMWMNMIAFDAMALGNHEFDLTPAALLGSLQNVFPIPTDAFPILGANVDASAIPDLDAYIDNYTTKNIGAIKVGIFSLITPSTNVLSQPLPVIIEDDIQEIMNIAGTTAFILRNVESCDVVILLSHLGIEFDQAIASMVPGIDIVIGGHDHYKYSSPIPVPNPLGGTTWIAQAGSNYMYVGKMQIGIDALGAISLLDYSLIPLDENVPEEPTVKAMVDGMIADIETFYNTPFFTQPFGYADAFHKEEALDLFDLGTHDTPIGNLVTDAFKSFTGTDIAIHAGGSIALPLWEGPFTLGDIFRINGYGFNMVNTLGFQLATFNMTGESLWMGLEFGLSQIESNDEYMIQVSGLEYKYDATKPAGERVVSVLINGQPVDPVAVYSITASEMVLAILDYTQIPYSDPNILTGVTEFEAVTNYVMTQNNFLHPKEIGRIVNVGDQLIVNRIESEGWFYSQPGAFIADPTITGTLCFNMNLHNRNNPGSAQGVVKIKFPEAKINLTGNRVEFLLIEDNVITIRGEGKNTGKGKYGFLVTAVDAGNSGDQIKITIWDKLDGDKVIYDNLTMNELGGGYITILNSPFVKEDNAITAPEEFALEQNYPNPFNPSTTIKYSIPDNSFVTLKVYDIIGNELATLVNEERSPGSYEVSFNASEYSSGIYIYALRTDAFTQTRKMMLIK, encoded by the coding sequence ATGTTAAAGCATTTCTTCTACTGTTTTTTTCTAATAACCTTTTTTTCAACAATAACATTTTCTCAAATGGACACAATTACTGTCTTGCACTTAAATGATACTCACTCAACTTTGGCCCCGATCGGACCCCGTGACCAAAATTTGAATGGAACTCTCGGAGGAATAGCCAGAGCAGCTACAGTTATTGGTTATGAAAGAACTGTTGATCCTGATTTACTTCTGCTTCACGCAGGAGATATTTCAATAGGCGATCTTTTTTTCAATAGGTATTTTCAGGTTCCTGAATTAATGTGGATGAATATGATTGCCTTTGATGCAATGGCTTTAGGCAACCATGAATTTGATCTTACACCTGCCGCACTTTTGGGATCATTGCAAAATGTTTTTCCGATTCCAACTGATGCATTTCCGATCCTTGGTGCTAATGTGGATGCTTCTGCAATCCCGGATCTCGATGCTTACATCGATAACTACACGACTAAAAATATTGGAGCGATAAAAGTCGGGATTTTTAGTCTCATAACTCCTTCAACGAATGTTCTGTCTCAGCCGCTTCCTGTAATAATTGAAGATGATATTCAGGAAATTATGAACATAGCAGGAACAACAGCGTTCATACTTCGGAATGTTGAAAGCTGTGATGTTGTAATACTACTATCCCATCTCGGAATTGAATTCGATCAGGCAATAGCTTCAATGGTTCCCGGAATTGATATAGTTATTGGAGGTCACGACCACTATAAATACAGTTCACCGATACCGGTTCCAAATCCGCTTGGCGGAACAACCTGGATTGCACAGGCTGGTTCAAATTATATGTATGTAGGCAAGATGCAGATAGGAATAGACGCACTTGGTGCAATTTCTCTTCTCGACTATTCACTCATTCCACTCGATGAAAATGTTCCCGAAGAACCAACCGTTAAGGCAATGGTAGACGGAATGATCGCTGACATTGAAACTTTTTACAACACCCCATTTTTCACACAACCCTTTGGATACGCAGATGCATTTCACAAAGAAGAAGCACTGGACCTTTTTGATTTAGGTACCCACGATACACCAATTGGCAATCTTGTAACAGATGCTTTCAAATCTTTTACAGGAACAGATATCGCAATACATGCTGGCGGCTCAATTGCACTTCCATTGTGGGAAGGGCCATTTACGCTTGGTGATATATTCAGAATTAATGGTTACGGTTTTAATATGGTAAACACTTTAGGATTTCAGCTTGCAACTTTTAATATGACAGGTGAATCATTGTGGATGGGTCTTGAATTTGGATTAAGTCAGATTGAAAGTAACGATGAGTATATGATACAGGTTTCAGGACTGGAGTATAAATATGATGCAACTAAACCTGCTGGTGAAAGAGTTGTTTCAGTATTAATTAATGGTCAGCCAGTTGATCCGGTTGCCGTTTACTCGATAACAGCAAGTGAAATGGTTCTTGCAATTCTTGATTATACACAAATACCTTATTCTGATCCAAACATACTTACAGGTGTTACAGAATTTGAAGCTGTAACTAATTATGTAATGACACAAAATAATTTCCTGCATCCAAAAGAAATCGGAAGGATTGTAAATGTTGGCGATCAACTCATAGTAAACAGGATAGAATCTGAAGGATGGTTCTATTCTCAGCCAGGTGCATTCATTGCTGATCCGACAATAACCGGGACGCTATGCTTTAATATGAACCTGCACAACAGGAATAATCCTGGCAGTGCACAAGGTGTTGTTAAAATTAAATTCCCGGAAGCAAAAATTAATCTTACAGGAAATCGAGTAGAATTTCTTTTAATTGAAGATAACGTAATCACTATCCGTGGTGAAGGTAAAAATACCGGAAAGGGCAAGTATGGATTCCTGGTCACAGCGGTTGATGCTGGCAACTCCGGCGATCAAATAAAAATCACAATTTGGGATAAGCTTGATGGTGACAAAGTAATTTACGATAATTTAACAATGAATGAACTCGGCGGTGGTTATATAACAATCCTCAACTCACCATTTGTAAAGGAAGACAATGCAATAACTGCCCCTGAAGAATTTGCTTTGGAACAGAACTATCCGAATCCATTTAATCCGTCAACAACTATTAAATATTCTATTCCTGATAACTCGTTCGTAACATTAAAAGTATATGATATTATCGGGAACGAATTGGCAACACTAGTTAATGAAGAAAGATCACCGGGCAGTTATGAAGTATCATTCAATGCTTCCGAATATTCAAGCGGAATTTACATCTATGCACTAAGAACAGATGCCTTTACACAAACGAGGAAGATGATGCTTATTAAATAA
- a CDS encoding glycine zipper family protein, protein MKTTFYFLFVYMLLLNSISFFAQEIEKPFIVSPLIGDTLSLEERDYYNLLPTIKEFQFAIFYLNADSLQDVLVSYKTRNVIRDTLINNYKSVTNMRIYLFKVDIEMARKVAVYTINQNTESGNLVTISNSSTLLFNEDCNGNNFNTNCITRINNADINKLIIEGESDIGMTTLWGTLIGLGAGPAIGAISGAIYDDNDLSIAMGAAYGLVIGPIVELFGGLLYGAVTSTPDIVIEPFSEDDIKGLSQYAIFPDGEPYELKKIK, encoded by the coding sequence ATGAAAACTACATTTTACTTTTTGTTTGTGTATATGCTTCTATTAAATAGTATTTCTTTCTTTGCACAGGAAATTGAAAAGCCATTCATTGTAAGTCCGCTAATCGGTGATACGCTGTCACTCGAAGAAAGGGATTATTACAACCTGCTTCCGACAATTAAGGAATTTCAATTTGCAATCTTTTACTTAAATGCTGATAGCTTACAGGACGTGCTTGTATCATATAAAACTCGTAACGTGATCAGAGATACATTAATTAATAATTACAAATCAGTTACTAATATGAGAATTTATCTTTTCAAAGTAGATATAGAAATGGCCAGGAAGGTGGCAGTTTACACTATCAACCAAAACACAGAAAGCGGAAATCTTGTAACGATAAGTAATAGTTCGACTTTGCTTTTTAATGAAGATTGTAATGGAAATAATTTTAATACTAATTGTATTACTCGGATCAACAATGCAGATATAAATAAATTAATCATAGAAGGTGAATCGGACATAGGTATGACTACACTTTGGGGTACACTTATTGGACTTGGTGCTGGTCCGGCTATCGGAGCCATTAGTGGAGCGATCTATGATGATAATGATCTTAGTATTGCCATGGGCGCTGCATACGGGTTGGTGATTGGTCCTATTGTAGAATTATTCGGAGGTCTTCTTTATGGTGCTGTTACTTCAACTCCGGATATAGTTATTGAACCATTCTCTGAAGATGATATAAAAGGACTTAGCCAATATGCCATCTTTCCTGATGGTGAACCGTATGAACTAAAAAAAATTAAATGA
- a CDS encoding DUF2235 domain-containing protein, which translates to MPKNIVVLSDGTGQEGGIGNNTNVYKLFNMLEDRTANQITFYDRGLGTGFRKITGNISGMGIRLPKLYALLKFKISSF; encoded by the coding sequence ATGCCCAAAAACATTGTTGTTCTTTCTGATGGAACAGGTCAGGAAGGCGGTATAGGGAACAACACAAACGTTTACAAGCTGTTCAATATGCTGGAAGACAGAACAGCTAATCAAATCACTTTTTACGATAGGGGACTTGGCACCGGCTTTAGAAAAATTACTGGCAACATCAGCGGGATGGGAATTAGATTACCTAAACTATATGCTTTACTGAAATTCAAGATATCATCATTCTGA
- a CDS encoding polymer-forming cytoskeletal protein has product MLKSSYSEGVKSDETTIISNGVRIEGKVTSAGNIRVDGEIQGDVSSKSDIVVGESGQVNGQINAESITIGGKVSGTVKAKDKLTLEAKANLKGDLFTKILVVEAGAKFDGNSKMGDTKDFTEIKSSVQSDMNKAK; this is encoded by the coding sequence ATGTTAAAGAGTTCATACTCGGAAGGGGTTAAATCAGATGAGACAACAATCATTAGTAACGGCGTTAGGATTGAGGGGAAAGTAACAAGTGCCGGAAATATTAGAGTCGATGGTGAAATTCAAGGGGACGTATCATCGAAAAGTGATATAGTAGTCGGAGAAAGCGGACAAGTTAATGGACAGATTAATGCAGAATCAATTACAATTGGCGGAAAGGTTTCGGGCACTGTTAAAGCAAAAGATAAATTAACTTTAGAAGCAAAAGCTAATCTCAAAGGGGATTTATTCACTAAAATATTAGTTGTTGAAGCTGGTGCAAAATTCGATGGCAATAGCAAAATGGGAGACACGAAGGATTTCACTGAAATTAAATCAAGTGTGCAATCCGACATGAACAAAGCCAAATAA